A genomic window from Agrobacterium tumefaciens includes:
- a CDS encoding LLM class flavin-dependent oxidoreductase — protein MTRKKIRFGIMLQGPGGHMNAWRHPKSPVDASVNFDFFRKTALKAEAAGIAFAFVADGLYINDKSIPHFLNRFEPLTILSALASVTSKIGLAGTVSTSYSDPFTIARQFASLDLLSGGRAGWNAVTTPLEGTAKNYSRNHPEHALRYEIADEYLEVIKGLWDSWDDDAFVRNRESGQFFERDKLHTLGHKGRFFQVEGPLNIQRSPQGQPVVFQAGSSDAGIGLAGKHADAVFTNSASLEENQTFLKRVKQSAVAQGRSASDVKIFPGIGPIVGETQEDAEAKYDVIRNLITIEDALAYLGRFFDHHDFTAYPLDEPFPELGDIGKNSFRSTTDRIKRRAKEKNQTLREAALEAATPREGFIGTPDKVADEIIRWVENDAADGFILGFPVIAEGLDDFIRLVIPVLQRRGYFDPHLEGATLRDHLGLPFRESVYSSGESGSNKAIA, from the coding sequence ATGACGAGAAAGAAAATTCGTTTCGGCATCATGCTTCAGGGTCCCGGCGGGCATATGAATGCCTGGCGACACCCCAAAAGCCCGGTCGATGCCAGCGTCAATTTCGACTTCTTCAGGAAGACGGCGCTAAAAGCGGAAGCCGCCGGCATTGCCTTCGCTTTTGTGGCGGACGGGCTTTACATCAACGACAAGTCGATCCCGCATTTCCTCAACCGTTTCGAGCCGCTGACCATCCTTTCGGCGCTTGCCTCAGTCACCTCGAAGATCGGTCTCGCGGGTACTGTTTCGACCTCCTATAGCGACCCTTTCACGATCGCCCGCCAGTTCGCCTCGCTTGACCTGTTGAGCGGCGGCCGCGCCGGATGGAATGCCGTGACGACGCCGCTTGAAGGCACGGCGAAGAATTACAGCCGCAATCATCCGGAACATGCGCTGCGCTACGAGATTGCCGATGAATATCTCGAAGTCATCAAGGGGTTGTGGGATAGCTGGGACGACGACGCCTTCGTGCGCAACCGGGAGAGCGGACAGTTCTTCGAGCGCGACAAACTCCATACGCTCGGCCACAAGGGGCGGTTCTTCCAGGTGGAAGGCCCGCTGAACATCCAGCGTTCGCCACAGGGGCAGCCGGTGGTGTTTCAGGCCGGTTCTTCCGATGCGGGCATCGGCCTTGCGGGCAAACATGCCGATGCCGTCTTCACCAATTCCGCTTCGCTGGAAGAAAACCAGACCTTCCTCAAACGTGTAAAGCAGAGCGCGGTTGCGCAGGGCAGATCCGCCAGCGACGTGAAGATTTTCCCCGGCATCGGCCCGATCGTCGGCGAGACGCAGGAAGACGCGGAGGCGAAATATGACGTCATCCGCAACCTCATCACCATCGAGGACGCGCTTGCCTATCTCGGTCGCTTTTTCGACCACCATGATTTCACGGCCTATCCGCTGGATGAGCCTTTCCCCGAACTCGGTGATATCGGCAAGAACAGCTTCCGTTCAACGACCGACCGCATCAAGCGCCGCGCCAAGGAAAAAAACCAGACGCTGCGCGAGGCGGCGCTGGAGGCTGCAACCCCGCGCGAAGGCTTCATCGGCACGCCGGACAAGGTGGCGGATGAGATTATCCGCTGGGTGGAAAATGATGCGGCCGACGGCTTCATTCTGGGCTTCCCGGTGATTGCCGAAGGGCTGGATGATTTCATCCGCCTCGTCATTCCGGTGCTGCAGCGGCGCGGTTATTTCGACCCGCATCTGGAAGGGGCGACGTTGCGAGATCATCTCGGCCTGCCTTTCCGGGAAAGCGTCTATTCCAGCGGTGAAAGCGGCTCGAACAAGGCCATCGCATAA
- a CDS encoding LLM class flavin-dependent oxidoreductase, giving the protein MMYTLSLLDKSPVSAGEDAAGAFRDTINLARRAEDLGYRRFWVAEHHNSPELAGSSPEALVAWILAKTSRIRVGSGGVMLQHYSPYKVAEVFNVLSALAPGRVDLGVGKTPGGLPLATSALQQAYDPERKPGFETAFGELTTFLSGVAPQDHAQAGLQATPAPPVAAERFLLGASPESARLAASKGWNFVFAGHLNGDPEVLRRSLSAFREESGGNAPILALSAFAASDPDHAARQVEGQRIYRVFLSDGRAFNLGRREQAEEFARQSGDSDYRIEERKPNVLHGAPEDIHRALRALSEEHGIEEFIIEPPHVGADQRLASIELLATHRLSRAA; this is encoded by the coding sequence ATGATGTATACTCTCAGTTTGCTGGATAAGAGCCCCGTTTCGGCGGGTGAGGATGCGGCAGGCGCATTCCGCGACACGATCAATCTCGCCAGACGCGCCGAAGATCTGGGTTACCGTCGGTTCTGGGTGGCTGAGCATCACAATTCGCCGGAACTCGCGGGTTCCTCGCCCGAGGCGCTGGTGGCGTGGATTCTGGCGAAGACATCCCGCATCCGCGTCGGTTCAGGCGGCGTGATGCTGCAGCATTACAGCCCCTATAAGGTTGCCGAAGTCTTCAACGTGCTATCGGCGCTTGCGCCCGGCCGGGTCGATCTTGGCGTTGGCAAGACGCCGGGCGGTTTGCCGCTGGCAACCTCAGCCCTGCAGCAGGCTTATGACCCTGAGCGAAAGCCGGGTTTCGAGACAGCTTTCGGGGAACTCACCACATTCTTGTCCGGTGTCGCGCCGCAGGATCACGCGCAGGCCGGATTGCAGGCGACACCGGCGCCGCCGGTTGCAGCGGAGAGATTCCTGCTCGGCGCCAGCCCGGAAAGCGCAAGGCTCGCGGCCTCAAAAGGGTGGAACTTCGTCTTTGCCGGCCACCTCAATGGTGATCCGGAGGTTCTTCGCCGCAGCCTTTCGGCTTTCCGCGAGGAAAGCGGCGGAAACGCCCCGATCCTTGCCCTGTCGGCTTTTGCCGCGAGTGACCCTGACCATGCCGCAAGGCAGGTGGAGGGGCAGCGCATCTACCGGGTGTTTTTGAGCGATGGCAGGGCGTTCAACCTCGGCCGGCGCGAGCAGGCGGAAGAGTTCGCCCGCCAGTCCGGTGACAGCGATTATCGCATCGAGGAGCGCAAGCCCAACGTCCTGCATGGTGCGCCGGAAGATATTCACCGGGCGTTGCGTGCTCTTTCCGAAGAACACGGCATCGAGGAATTCATCATCGAACCGCCGCATGTGGGAGCCGATCAGCGGCTTGCCTCGATTGAACTCTTGGCCACGCATCGCCTTTCCCGGGCGGCGTGA
- a CDS encoding RrF2 family transcriptional regulator: protein MLTKKGKYGLKALVDLARLPQGETAFVTEIATRNNIPKKFLDTILLELRNSGILRSKKGPNGGYSLSKMPSEIMIGQVIRTLDGPLAPIRCASRTAFEACDDCDDPETCQVRVSMTDVRDAIATILDNMTLAQFVAKDGQDALSIPAGK from the coding sequence ATGTTGACCAAAAAAGGCAAATACGGATTAAAGGCTCTGGTCGATCTGGCGCGGTTGCCGCAGGGAGAGACCGCCTTCGTGACCGAGATTGCCACGCGCAACAATATTCCGAAGAAATTTCTGGACACCATTCTTCTGGAGCTGCGCAACAGCGGTATTCTGCGCTCCAAGAAGGGACCGAATGGCGGTTATTCCCTATCGAAAATGCCATCCGAAATCATGATCGGCCAGGTCATCCGCACGCTGGACGGGCCTTTGGCGCCCATTCGCTGTGCGAGCCGCACCGCCTTTGAAGCCTGCGACGACTGTGACGATCCCGAGACCTGTCAGGTCAGGGTTTCGATGACGGACGTGCGTGACGCCATAGCAACCATTCTGGATAACATGACGCTCGCACAATTCGTCGCAAAGGATGGGCAGGACGCACTTTCCATTCCTGCCGGTAAATAG
- a CDS encoding acyl-CoA dehydrogenase family protein, giving the protein MGSVTPLGERIRFVPPRLGADGDVLTVARAIAGKCPFENSGQIQARIARSGLLALSVPNELGGADITNDILAQALSIIAAADSEAARDLVEHFTALEFIRNAGSEEQRKALFARLDLGETFALAPSDLSAEQTVLTNDDDFARRLPDDVVRSVATDADWIVVPAVNATGKNLLVVLRNRPDTSWDGLLRADQVTFLAEGAGNLAASVSTLLKAAVALGEKQRELSTLLIDRLADEGAARPVIGEVFLAIELLKAQISSLAANIDAAQVGSENVTFRSVRNNAITLEILMARLGLIDGLSESGLIASLEDDLRRQ; this is encoded by the coding sequence ATGGGATCTGTCACGCCGCTCGGCGAAAGAATTCGTTTCGTTCCTCCACGTCTCGGCGCGGATGGCGATGTGCTGACCGTCGCCCGGGCGATTGCCGGGAAATGTCCCTTCGAAAATAGCGGGCAGATCCAAGCGCGGATCGCCCGTTCCGGCCTTCTTGCCCTCTCCGTTCCGAATGAACTGGGTGGAGCGGATATAACCAACGATATTCTCGCGCAGGCGCTTTCGATTATTGCTGCCGCGGATTCGGAGGCGGCGCGTGATCTGGTTGAACATTTCACTGCGCTTGAATTTATCCGGAATGCCGGCAGCGAAGAGCAACGCAAGGCCCTCTTTGCCCGTCTCGATCTTGGCGAAACCTTCGCTCTTGCTCCCTCCGATCTCAGTGCGGAGCAGACGGTTTTAACGAACGACGACGATTTCGCCCGGCGGCTTCCCGACGACGTGGTGCGTTCTGTTGCGACCGATGCGGACTGGATTGTCGTTCCGGCTGTTAATGCCACGGGAAAAAACCTGCTCGTGGTCTTGCGTAATCGGCCGGACACATCATGGGATGGCCTGCTGCGCGCCGATCAGGTTACGTTTCTTGCGGAGGGCGCAGGAAATCTCGCCGCCTCCGTCTCCACCCTGTTGAAAGCGGCGGTGGCCCTGGGTGAAAAACAGCGTGAACTTTCGACACTGCTGATTGACCGATTGGCAGACGAAGGCGCGGCGCGTCCCGTCATCGGCGAGGTTTTTCTCGCCATTGAACTGCTGAAGGCGCAAATTTCCAGCCTGGCGGCAAATATCGACGCGGCGCAGGTGGGCTCGGAGAACGTTACCTTTCGCTCCGTCAGAAACAACGCCATCACGCTTGAAATCCTGATGGCACGTCTCGGCCTTATCGATGGCCTGAGTGAATCCGGGCTGATTGCATCTCTGGAGGATGATCTGCGCCGGCAATAA
- a CDS encoding flavin reductase family protein, with amino-acid sequence MTLQYAAKDQQFINLHDPVSGKAADADSLKAALRTLGGGVSVITAGEGEARTGATVTSATALSVDPPRILVALNRSSSTWPVVQRFGHFAVNIIGANHQFIANQFAGIGGLKGADRYRGAEWTRLASGAPILEDAVAAIDCTIEEAIERHSHVIIIGKVEAIRIGSGHSLVYQNGRYHSLD; translated from the coding sequence ATGACACTGCAATATGCGGCTAAGGATCAACAATTCATCAATCTTCACGATCCGGTCTCGGGTAAGGCGGCGGATGCCGACAGCCTCAAGGCGGCGCTGAGAACGCTCGGTGGCGGCGTCAGCGTCATCACAGCCGGAGAAGGCGAGGCGCGCACGGGTGCGACGGTGACTTCGGCCACCGCCCTGTCGGTCGATCCGCCGAGAATTCTGGTGGCGCTCAACCGATCGTCTTCCACATGGCCGGTGGTGCAGCGTTTCGGTCACTTCGCCGTCAACATAATCGGCGCGAACCACCAGTTCATCGCCAACCAGTTTGCGGGCATCGGCGGCCTGAAGGGTGCGGATCGTTATCGCGGTGCCGAGTGGACCAGGCTTGCAAGCGGCGCGCCCATCCTTGAGGACGCCGTTGCCGCTATCGATTGCACCATCGAAGAGGCAATTGAGCGGCACAGCCACGTCATCATCATCGGCAAGGTGGAGGCGATCCGTATCGGCTCCGGACATTCGCTGGTCTATCAGAACGGGCGTTATCATTCGCTGGACTGA
- a CDS encoding YeeE/YedE family protein — MHLTFRRSAAFAILCTLTVAAHQLGTLENGRQLAFSLLAGIAFGIVMQRGRFCFLCNFRDFIDDRRSDGVLAILVALLAGVVFYQIITIAWMPVPQPGRLPPNAHIGPVGWVLALASTVFGVGAALSGSCLSGHFYRLGEGAFGSVVAIAGAALGFLLAFLSWNFLYTLSVFNDPPIWLPHHLGYGLALLLAGFVLAGLIFIVLFFDKTAPVPMGLPENRLRQALRGVFVERWPPVVTGVLVAAVSAFSYFRVAPLGVTAELGSIVRTAGASAAWVPETLAGLDTVRGCISAVKTTILSPNGVFVLGLVLASFAAALSAGKFQPSWPSAGGLVTRFAGGVLMGWGGMTALGCTIGVLLSGIHAGAVSGWVFFLFCGLGAFAGLILKRRFAWP; from the coding sequence ATGCATCTTACCTTTCGCCGCTCCGCGGCCTTCGCCATTTTATGCACGCTGACTGTCGCTGCTCACCAACTGGGGACGCTTGAAAATGGCAGGCAGCTTGCATTTTCACTGTTGGCCGGTATCGCTTTCGGCATCGTGATGCAGCGCGGGCGGTTCTGCTTCCTCTGCAATTTCCGGGATTTCATCGACGACAGGCGCTCGGATGGCGTTCTCGCAATTCTCGTCGCACTTCTTGCGGGCGTGGTGTTTTATCAGATCATCACCATCGCGTGGATGCCGGTTCCGCAGCCCGGCCGCCTGCCGCCGAACGCGCATATTGGCCCGGTCGGCTGGGTCCTGGCGTTGGCGTCTACGGTTTTTGGTGTAGGCGCTGCGCTTTCCGGCTCCTGCCTGTCTGGGCATTTTTACCGGCTGGGGGAGGGAGCCTTTGGTTCCGTTGTTGCCATTGCCGGTGCAGCCCTCGGTTTTTTGTTGGCTTTCCTCAGCTGGAATTTTCTTTATACGCTCAGCGTTTTCAACGATCCGCCGATCTGGCTGCCGCACCATCTGGGATATGGCTTGGCGCTGCTGCTTGCCGGTTTCGTTTTGGCCGGGCTGATTTTCATTGTTCTCTTTTTCGACAAGACAGCGCCTGTTCCAATGGGCTTACCGGAAAACCGGCTGCGGCAGGCCTTGCGAGGCGTTTTTGTTGAACGCTGGCCGCCCGTCGTCACCGGGGTTCTGGTTGCAGCTGTCAGCGCCTTCTCCTATTTCCGCGTCGCGCCGCTTGGGGTCACCGCCGAACTCGGCAGCATCGTCAGAACGGCCGGTGCATCCGCGGCATGGGTGCCGGAAACGCTCGCGGGCCTCGATACGGTGCGCGGCTGCATCAGCGCGGTGAAAACCACGATCCTGTCGCCTAACGGCGTCTTTGTGCTGGGGCTGGTCCTTGCGAGCTTCGCAGCCGCGCTTTCGGCGGGAAAATTCCAGCCATCCTGGCCGTCTGCCGGTGGGTTGGTAACCCGTTTTGCCGGAGGGGTGCTGATGGGCTGGGGTGGCATGACAGCACTTGGCTGCACCATCGGCGTGCTGCTGTCGGGCATTCATGCGGGCGCGGTGTCGGGTTGGGTATTTTTCCTTTTTTGTGGTCTTGGCGCTTTTGCAGGCCTCATTCTCAAACGCCGGTTTGCCTGGCCGTGA
- a CDS encoding sulfurtransferase: MSRIKSVASVLGGLLLSTVSLSAAGASEALVTADWLKENLDNPKVRVFEVSVDTGVYERGHIPGAVNLNWHTDLVDKERRDIAARENFQSLLQKAGVGDDTTIVLYGDNNNWFAAWGAWVFETYGLGDRVKLLDGGRKLWEAQGLPFDTSAPATAETKLKLGEPDTSVRARFVDVVAVAEGKHNIKLVDIRSADEYSGKIFAPDGVKELSVRAGHIPGAVNVPWGTIVNKDGTFKSADEIKAIYAENGIDGSAPVITYCRIGERSSHTWFALKKILGYDVRNYDGSWTEYGNAVGVPISNPTGTVWTGK; the protein is encoded by the coding sequence ATGTCCAGGATCAAGTCTGTAGCGTCGGTTCTCGGCGGATTGTTGTTGTCCACGGTATCGCTGTCTGCTGCCGGAGCATCGGAAGCGCTGGTAACGGCCGATTGGCTGAAGGAAAATCTCGACAATCCGAAGGTCCGGGTGTTTGAGGTCAGCGTCGATACCGGCGTCTATGAGCGCGGACATATTCCCGGCGCGGTGAACCTCAACTGGCATACGGACCTCGTCGACAAGGAACGGCGTGACATTGCCGCGCGGGAAAATTTCCAGTCCCTGCTGCAGAAGGCCGGTGTCGGTGACGATACGACGATCGTTCTTTATGGCGACAACAATAACTGGTTCGCCGCCTGGGGTGCATGGGTTTTTGAAACCTATGGCCTTGGTGACCGGGTGAAGTTGCTGGATGGCGGTCGCAAGCTCTGGGAAGCGCAGGGCCTGCCTTTCGACACATCGGCACCCGCAACGGCTGAAACGAAGCTGAAGCTTGGCGAACCGGACACGTCGGTGCGGGCGCGGTTTGTTGATGTGGTCGCCGTGGCCGAAGGCAAACACAATATCAAGCTGGTCGATATTCGCTCGGCGGACGAATATTCCGGCAAGATTTTCGCACCCGATGGCGTCAAGGAGCTGTCGGTGCGCGCCGGCCATATTCCCGGCGCTGTCAACGTGCCGTGGGGCACCATTGTCAACAAGGATGGCACCTTCAAATCTGCAGACGAGATCAAGGCGATCTATGCGGAAAACGGCATCGACGGCTCTGCTCCGGTCATCACCTATTGCCGTATCGGCGAGCGCTCCAGCCACACCTGGTTCGCCTTGAAGAAGATACTCGGTTACGACGTCCGCAACTATGACGGCTCCTGGACCGAATATGGCAATGCGGTCGGTGTTCCCATCAGCAATCCGACCGGTACGGTCTGGACGGGCAAATAA
- a CDS encoding alpha/beta hydrolase: MCTTLIVPGLNGSDEGHWQRHWLLDDPAAQLVDQDDWQCPVLGDWLGRLETALASVDSAYVVAHSLGCLLVANMASRPAAAKIRGALLVAPAHLDRVEAMHPCIVRFGAFPLAPLAFPSLLVGSMNDPYMSPEELAHTAASWGSDLVNLGPAGHINIAAGFGRWPEGYDLLARLKAGAGSQSPTARSRIRGLPVVRGAHLQGDASAL; the protein is encoded by the coding sequence ATGTGTACCACCTTGATTGTTCCCGGACTGAACGGTTCGGATGAAGGGCATTGGCAGCGGCACTGGCTGCTGGATGATCCTGCAGCGCAGCTGGTAGATCAGGATGACTGGCAATGCCCGGTTCTCGGGGATTGGCTTGGCCGTCTTGAAACAGCACTTGCCTCGGTCGATAGCGCCTATGTCGTCGCCCACAGCCTCGGTTGCTTGCTGGTCGCGAATATGGCCTCCCGGCCTGCGGCGGCAAAAATCAGAGGTGCGCTTCTTGTCGCACCGGCCCATCTCGACAGGGTGGAAGCGATGCATCCCTGTATTGTCCGGTTCGGAGCCTTTCCTCTAGCGCCGCTTGCCTTCCCCAGCCTTCTCGTGGGCAGTATGAACGACCCCTATATGAGCCCCGAAGAACTGGCGCACACGGCCGCCAGCTGGGGAAGCGATCTCGTCAATCTCGGCCCGGCAGGGCACATCAATATCGCGGCCGGTTTCGGAAGGTGGCCAGAGGGATATGACCTGCTGGCGCGCCTGAAAGCGGGAGCGGGCTCCCAATCGCCTACGGCCAGATCGAGGATACGGGGATTGCCGGTGGTTCGTGGTGCGCATCTTCAGGGTGATGCAAGCGCGTTATAA
- a CDS encoding LLM class flavin-dependent oxidoreductase, protein MSSTSEFLWYIPNDVKPGHRGDAVSDNHNSLDTLTSHAKALENHGWKGALIGTGWGRPDTFTVAAALAARTTTFEPLIAIRPGYWKPANLASAAATLDQLSGGRVRINVVSGRDELAAYGDEEGDQAQRYARTKEFMRLLRRLWSEENVTFSGDHFQVKNSTVSPRIAAREGRPHPRLYFGGASEAAEQVAATEADVQLFWGEPLAGVGERIERLRHFCEKLGRDLPPLQFGLRITTLVRETTAEAWRDAEAKVAEMAANNGARWNDHLQGVAIGQRRLLDLHRQSDVLDDNLYTAPGKFGGGGAATTWLVGSAEDVAASLRKYRALGITHFVLSDTPYLKEIARQGDSLLPLLRD, encoded by the coding sequence GTGAGCAGCACGAGCGAATTTCTCTGGTATATCCCCAATGACGTCAAACCCGGCCATAGGGGCGATGCCGTCAGCGACAACCATAACAGCCTCGACACATTGACCAGCCATGCAAAGGCACTGGAAAATCATGGCTGGAAAGGCGCGCTGATCGGCACCGGCTGGGGCCGGCCCGACACATTCACGGTGGCGGCAGCGCTTGCGGCGCGCACCACCACCTTCGAGCCGCTGATCGCCATCCGCCCCGGCTACTGGAAGCCTGCCAATCTCGCATCCGCCGCCGCCACGCTCGATCAGCTCTCGGGTGGCCGGGTACGGATCAATGTCGTCTCGGGTCGCGACGAGCTTGCTGCCTATGGCGATGAAGAAGGTGATCAGGCACAGCGTTATGCGCGCACGAAAGAGTTCATGCGGCTCCTGCGGCGGCTCTGGTCGGAGGAAAACGTCACTTTTAGTGGCGATCATTTCCAGGTGAAGAATTCCACTGTTTCGCCGCGCATCGCCGCGCGCGAAGGCCGGCCGCATCCCAGACTTTATTTCGGCGGCGCATCCGAGGCGGCCGAGCAGGTCGCCGCAACCGAGGCCGATGTACAATTGTTCTGGGGCGAGCCGCTCGCCGGTGTGGGCGAACGGATAGAAAGGCTCAGGCATTTCTGTGAAAAGCTTGGCCGCGACCTGCCGCCGCTGCAATTCGGCCTGCGGATCACCACGCTGGTGCGTGAGACGACGGCAGAAGCATGGCGCGACGCGGAAGCGAAGGTTGCTGAAATGGCCGCAAATAACGGAGCGCGCTGGAACGACCATCTGCAAGGCGTGGCAATCGGCCAACGCAGGCTGCTGGATTTGCACCGTCAGAGCGACGTGCTGGACGACAATCTCTATACAGCGCCCGGCAAATTCGGCGGCGGCGGTGCCGCAACGACATGGCTGGTAGGTTCGGCGGAAGACGTCGCCGCATCACTGCGCAAATACCGCGCGCTTGGCATCACCCATTTCGTGCTTTCCGACACGCCTTACCTGAAGGAAATCGCACGGCAGGGCGACAGCTTGCTACCGCTGTTGCGGGATTGA
- a CDS encoding acyl-CoA dehydrogenase family protein has translation MSVALSAVPRPPEQQSSPVTVATVLAEDFSLTAADHDKSGEFAAGNFEALFKSGLLGLVTAEKDGGWGEGMETAHAVIAAIASGDPSTALILAMHYSVHAAIRRGKWPAALAARVLAANSREPALLNNAQAEPGVGSPAHGGLPETTARIEGDFWVVNGRKSFVTGLPGLKWAIVLAVTTEETPRLIQLLVPLDAPGIAQEKAWEATGMYATASHDLVLEEVRVPLADIVAEQPADEPLRRDEADGYNFFALLASVYHGVALSARDDLLRHLNGHVPASLGAPLSSIPRIQEGLGQIEVLLATNRRLLLSVARDIDAGERVGTDALAVRHVVIDNAVAVTDLALELGGNRGLRRDYNLERHHRDAITARAHAPQSHMIRTILGRQSIKAVGG, from the coding sequence ATGAGCGTAGCACTTTCCGCCGTCCCGCGCCCGCCGGAACAGCAATCCAGCCCCGTTACCGTCGCAACCGTGCTGGCCGAAGATTTCAGCCTGACGGCGGCGGACCATGACAAAAGCGGCGAATTCGCCGCCGGCAATTTCGAAGCGCTTTTCAAGTCCGGCCTGCTTGGTCTCGTGACGGCTGAAAAGGATGGTGGCTGGGGCGAGGGCATGGAAACGGCGCATGCCGTCATCGCCGCCATTGCCAGTGGCGATCCGTCGACCGCCCTCATTCTCGCCATGCATTACAGCGTTCATGCCGCGATCCGGCGCGGCAAGTGGCCGGCAGCACTTGCGGCAAGGGTGCTGGCCGCCAATAGCAGGGAACCGGCGCTTTTGAACAATGCACAGGCGGAGCCGGGTGTCGGTTCGCCGGCCCATGGCGGCCTGCCGGAAACGACGGCGCGGATCGAGGGCGATTTCTGGGTGGTCAATGGCCGCAAGAGTTTCGTCACCGGCCTACCAGGGCTGAAATGGGCGATCGTGCTCGCCGTGACGACGGAAGAGACGCCGCGCCTCATCCAGCTTCTGGTGCCGCTCGACGCACCGGGGATCGCCCAGGAAAAGGCATGGGAGGCGACCGGCATGTACGCCACCGCCAGCCATGATCTGGTGCTGGAGGAGGTAAGGGTGCCACTTGCCGATATCGTTGCCGAACAGCCGGCGGACGAGCCGCTGCGGCGCGATGAGGCAGACGGTTATAATTTCTTCGCGCTGCTGGCTTCCGTCTATCACGGTGTTGCGCTTTCGGCGCGGGATGATCTGTTGCGCCATCTGAATGGCCATGTTCCCGCAAGCCTTGGTGCGCCGCTCTCCTCCATTCCCCGTATTCAGGAAGGTCTTGGCCAGATCGAGGTGCTGCTGGCGACAAACAGACGCCTGCTTCTTTCCGTCGCCCGCGATATCGACGCTGGCGAAAGGGTGGGAACCGATGCGCTCGCCGTTCGCCACGTGGTGATCGACAATGCCGTGGCGGTGACGGATCTGGCGCTGGAGCTTGGCGGCAATCGCGGCCTACGCCGGGATTATAATCTCGAACGCCATCATCGCGATGCCATCACGGCAAGGGCACATGCGCCGCAAAGCCACATGATTAGAACGATCCTCGGCCGCCAGAGCATCAAGGCGGTGGGCGGTTGA
- a CDS encoding ABC transporter substrate-binding protein, whose protein sequence is MSTSLSEIWYTRCPVPTPVGLAAQLGYLGQTFEEVGIALKSIIDSPDRSVRQSHFNHTLEWSFRHGGNVPPIRARSEGRNTRLIGITWTDEFQAIITLPETGIRSIADLVGRRFGVPRRPEGIVDFMRATALKGIVSALSLEGLTVDDVELKDIVITDSVLASQEGPSLFGLKRRQSFGEEIIALLRGEVDAIFVKGTAGIAAANLIGAVQVVEFGFHPDPKIRINSGSPRVLTVDGRLADERPDLVERLVAAIGKASLWAEQHPEETRRFIAREAGATEEQVLAANGPEVHRHLGLGLDAELVAAVGHYKDFLHQWGFLENDFDLGGWIDDRFVTASERAVA, encoded by the coding sequence ATGAGCACGTCACTTTCTGAAATCTGGTACACACGCTGCCCGGTGCCCACGCCCGTGGGACTGGCGGCGCAGCTCGGTTATCTCGGGCAGACATTCGAGGAGGTCGGCATAGCGCTGAAATCCATCATCGATTCGCCTGACCGCTCCGTTCGTCAGAGCCATTTCAACCACACGCTGGAATGGTCCTTCCGCCACGGCGGCAATGTGCCGCCCATTCGCGCCCGTTCGGAAGGGCGCAATACGCGCCTCATCGGCATTACCTGGACGGATGAGTTTCAGGCGATCATCACCCTGCCGGAGACCGGTATCCGCTCTATTGCCGATCTTGTCGGTCGACGTTTCGGCGTGCCGCGCAGGCCGGAGGGCATTGTCGATTTCATGCGGGCGACGGCGCTGAAGGGCATCGTCTCGGCGCTTTCGCTGGAAGGGCTGACGGTTGATGATGTCGAACTGAAGGATATCGTCATCACGGATTCGGTATTGGCCTCGCAGGAGGGGCCGTCTCTTTTCGGGCTGAAGCGCCGGCAATCCTTCGGTGAGGAGATCATCGCGCTATTGCGGGGTGAGGTCGATGCGATTTTCGTCAAGGGAACGGCGGGTATTGCCGCCGCCAATCTGATCGGTGCGGTGCAGGTGGTGGAATTCGGTTTTCACCCCGATCCGAAGATACGCATCAATTCCGGTTCGCCCCGGGTGCTGACGGTGGACGGGCGTCTGGCCGATGAGCGTCCCGATCTGGTGGAGCGACTGGTTGCCGCCATCGGCAAAGCCTCGCTCTGGGCGGAGCAGCATCCGGAAGAAACCCGTCGTTTCATTGCGCGTGAGGCCGGTGCGACGGAAGAACAGGTTCTGGCTGCCAACGGGCCGGAAGTTCACCGTCATCTCGGTCTCGGCCTTGATGCAGAGCTTGTGGCTGCTGTCGGTCATTACAAGGATTTCCTGCACCAGTGGGGTTTCCTTGAGAACGACTTCGATCTCGGCGGATGGATTGACGACCGTTTCGTGACGGCAAGTGAAAGGGCGGTGGCATGA